A window of the Longimicrobiaceae bacterium genome harbors these coding sequences:
- a CDS encoding zinc-dependent metalloprotease: MKIRLIGLLLLAAGCSPAFRIARPEPPPPPPIRVIAADSAEAENLDRRPPDETRLRPYRQVITSRAVTQEGLFKVHRIGDRLFYEIPREVLGKDLLLVTHIAKNTLGEGYGGQPVGNRVLRWERRENRILLRSPSFVLTADTSRAIYQAVEAANYSPVLASFPIEAMGPDSAAVIEVTRLYTYPPPEMSVSGVLRGNLDRERSYIERVSVFPTNIEVEATHTFVVPPRSSGAPGTDSQSRTASVLVHWSMVELPAEPMQPRLHDSRVGFFSVTQQDYGSEEHRTAQRSFITRWRLECPPEQSIPCHPVRPIVYYIDPATPLKWRPYIRQGIEDWQAAFEAAGFHQAIVAREAPSPAEDPDWSPEDARYSVVRWLPSTIENAVGPHVHDPRTGEILEADIMLYHNVQNLLRNWYFAQVAPLDPRAQRLPLPDSLMGRLIRFVVAHEVGHTLGFPHNQKASSMYPADSVRSRSFVERMGHTPSIMDYSRFNYVAQPEDSLPLHTLIPGVGPYDRFATMWGYRPVPGARTPEEELPTLDAWARRQDHEPWLRFSTTDTNGADIADHTEAVGDADAVRSTELGLRNIRRTVPMLIPATERPGYDYSDLAELYERLIGQWTTELSHVVSLVGGVESQEKYWGQEGPRFAPLPRERQEEAVEFLNREAFTTPDFFLDPDVLRRIEVDGALTRIGRAQARLLSQLLSNPRLQRMTEFAALAEDPEEAYTPAEMLTDLRRGIWSELRSRSVKIDPFRRNLQRAYLDEVDSKLNPPAGGNSSSMPLTASPAPGDIPALLRGELRTLDTEIRNAISRSADRTTRLHLEDARVRIQRILRPTA; this comes from the coding sequence ATGAAGATCCGCCTCATCGGCCTGCTTCTGTTAGCGGCCGGCTGTTCGCCGGCGTTTCGCATCGCTCGCCCGGAGCCCCCGCCTCCACCGCCGATTCGCGTCATCGCCGCTGACAGCGCCGAAGCGGAGAACCTCGACCGGCGTCCGCCGGATGAGACCCGTCTGCGTCCGTACCGGCAGGTGATCACCTCCCGCGCCGTCACGCAGGAGGGCCTCTTCAAGGTACATCGAATTGGGGACCGGCTCTTCTACGAGATTCCTCGCGAGGTTCTCGGCAAGGACCTGCTGCTGGTTACGCACATTGCCAAGAACACGCTGGGCGAGGGGTACGGCGGGCAGCCGGTGGGCAACCGCGTCCTGCGCTGGGAACGGCGTGAGAACCGGATCCTGCTTCGCAGCCCTTCCTTTGTGCTCACCGCGGACACTTCACGGGCCATCTACCAGGCGGTGGAGGCCGCGAATTACAGTCCCGTGCTCGCGAGCTTCCCCATCGAGGCGATGGGCCCCGACAGCGCGGCGGTGATCGAGGTGACACGACTGTACACCTATCCGCCCCCCGAGATGAGCGTGAGCGGGGTCCTGCGTGGCAATCTCGACCGTGAGAGATCGTATATAGAACGTGTGTCGGTCTTCCCCACGAACATCGAGGTGGAAGCGACACACACCTTCGTCGTGCCTCCGCGCTCGTCCGGCGCCCCGGGAACCGATTCACAATCCCGTACCGCCAGCGTGCTCGTCCACTGGAGCATGGTGGAGCTGCCGGCCGAGCCGATGCAGCCGCGCCTCCACGACAGCCGGGTGGGCTTCTTCTCCGTCACCCAGCAGGATTACGGCAGCGAAGAGCACCGCACCGCCCAACGCTCCTTCATCACCCGCTGGCGCCTGGAATGCCCGCCTGAGCAGTCGATCCCGTGCCATCCGGTCCGTCCGATCGTCTACTACATCGATCCGGCCACACCGCTGAAGTGGCGCCCGTACATCCGGCAGGGGATCGAAGACTGGCAGGCGGCCTTCGAGGCGGCCGGCTTCCACCAGGCGATCGTCGCGCGCGAAGCGCCCTCCCCCGCCGAGGACCCCGACTGGTCGCCCGAGGACGCCCGCTATTCGGTGGTTCGCTGGCTCCCCTCGACCATCGAGAACGCCGTAGGGCCGCACGTGCACGACCCGCGTACGGGCGAGATCCTCGAGGCGGATATCATGCTGTATCACAACGTCCAGAACCTGTTACGGAACTGGTACTTCGCGCAGGTGGCGCCGCTCGACCCGCGGGCGCAGCGCCTGCCCCTCCCTGACAGCTTGATGGGGCGTCTGATCCGCTTCGTGGTTGCGCACGAGGTGGGGCACACGCTCGGCTTCCCGCACAACCAGAAGGCGAGCTCCATGTACCCCGCCGACAGCGTCCGCAGTCGCTCGTTCGTCGAGCGGATGGGGCACACGCCGTCGATCATGGATTACTCGCGCTTCAACTACGTTGCCCAGCCCGAGGATAGCCTTCCTCTCCACACGCTCATTCCGGGCGTGGGGCCGTACGACCGCTTCGCCACCATGTGGGGCTACCGTCCGGTTCCGGGAGCCCGCACGCCCGAGGAGGAGTTGCCGACGCTCGATGCCTGGGCTCGTCGCCAGGACCATGAGCCGTGGCTTCGGTTCTCCACCACCGATACGAACGGCGCGGACATCGCCGACCACACCGAGGCGGTGGGCGACGCCGATGCGGTCCGGTCCACCGAGCTGGGGCTGCGCAACATCCGCCGGACCGTGCCGATGTTGATCCCGGCCACGGAGCGGCCCGGATATGACTATTCGGATCTGGCCGAGCTGTACGAGCGACTGATCGGCCAGTGGACCACCGAGCTGAGCCACGTCGTCAGCCTGGTGGGAGGCGTGGAATCGCAGGAGAAGTACTGGGGGCAGGAGGGTCCCCGCTTTGCCCCGCTGCCGCGAGAGCGTCAGGAGGAGGCAGTGGAGTTCCTCAACCGCGAGGCATTCACCACCCCTGATTTTTTCCTCGACCCGGACGTGCTCCGGCGGATCGAGGTCGATGGAGCGCTGACTCGGATCGGCAGGGCGCAGGCGCGGCTGTTGTCGCAACTGCTGAGCAACCCGCGGCTGCAGCGGATGACCGAATTCGCCGCGCTAGCCGAGGATCCGGAAGAAGCGTACACCCCGGCCGAGATGCTCACCGACCTGCGGCGCGGCATCTGGAGCGAGCTGCGTTCCCGGTCGGTGAAAATCGATCCCTTCCGGCGGAACCTGCAGCGGGCGTACCTGGACGAGGTGGATTCGAAGCTGAATCCTCCCGCCGGCGGTAACAGCTCGTCCATGCCCCTGACTGCTTCGCCGGCGCCGGGAGACATCCCCGCGCTGCTACGCGGAGAGCTGCGCACGCTGGACACGGAAATCCGCAACGCGATCTCCCGCTCCGCCGATCGGACTACCCGCCTGCACCTCGAAGACGCACGCGTGCGCATTCAGAGGATCCTGCGCCCTACGGCGTGA
- a CDS encoding RNA polymerase sigma factor RpoD/SigA, which produces MATAERKTRRRKRQTPRLREGFAEVAQEDQSSLDQYLKEVSTHDLLTPPEEIELGHRARSGDEEAVQALVRANLRFVISVAKKYQNRGVSLSDLIQEGNVGLVTAARKFDPDQGVKFISYAVWWIRQAILSALANQGRAVRVPLNRASDLAKIFRERERLKQEIGRDPSPQELSEATGLSPEIVESLQTLNAAEIRLDAPIGDSEDSQLMDRFIAEEAILTEEEVEEHLLTERIGRALETLQPRDAKVLRLYFGLEGGREHTLEEIGDILGVTRERIRQLRDRALKRLREGEEGEALASFAA; this is translated from the coding sequence ATGGCAACGGCTGAACGGAAAACCCGGAGACGGAAGCGGCAGACCCCGCGCCTGCGCGAGGGCTTCGCAGAGGTCGCCCAGGAGGATCAGTCCAGCCTCGATCAGTACCTGAAGGAAGTCAGCACGCACGACCTGCTGACGCCGCCGGAGGAGATCGAGCTGGGCCACCGCGCGCGCAGCGGTGACGAGGAGGCGGTGCAGGCGCTGGTGCGGGCGAATCTGCGCTTTGTGATCTCGGTAGCGAAAAAGTACCAGAACCGGGGCGTGAGCCTCTCGGATCTGATCCAGGAGGGTAATGTAGGTCTGGTCACGGCGGCCCGGAAGTTCGATCCAGACCAGGGCGTGAAGTTCATCTCCTACGCGGTCTGGTGGATCCGGCAGGCCATCCTCTCGGCGCTGGCGAACCAGGGTCGGGCGGTGCGCGTGCCCCTGAATCGTGCGTCCGACCTGGCTAAGATCTTCCGTGAGAGGGAGCGGCTGAAGCAGGAGATCGGCCGTGACCCCTCCCCGCAGGAGTTGTCGGAGGCGACCGGTCTCTCTCCCGAGATCGTGGAGAGCCTGCAGACGCTCAACGCGGCGGAGATCCGGCTGGACGCGCCGATCGGCGATTCGGAAGATTCGCAGCTGATGGACCGCTTCATCGCCGAGGAGGCAATCCTCACCGAGGAGGAGGTAGAGGAGCACCTGTTGACGGAGCGCATCGGCCGTGCGCTGGAGACCCTTCAGCCGCGGGACGCGAAGGTGCTGCGGCTCTACTTCGGCCTCGAGGGCGGGCGCGAGCACACGCTCGAGGAGATCGGTGACATTCTGGGCGTCACGCGGGAGCGGATTCGACAGCTGCGCGACCGCGCCCTGAAGCGGCTTCGCGAGGGAGAGGAAGGCGAGGCGCTGGCGTCGTTCGCGGCCTGA
- a CDS encoding NAD(P)H-quinone oxidoreductase, whose amino-acid sequence MRAVVITRPGGPEVLEIQEREVPEPGPGQIRVRVRTTALNRADLLQRRGGYAAPANFPPDIPGLEYAGVVDALGSGAGLWAVGSRVMGIVGGGGHAEYVCVHEREAMRIPHNLSWEEAGAIPEAFLTAYDALFRQLEVQMGDRLLIHAVGSGVGTAAVQLARAASVRTIGTSRTASKLQRVLELGLDVGIDSSQQDWREQVKVATEGEGVNAVLDLVGGRFIQDDLRVLAPRGKAIVVGLVGGASAELDLGLLLRRRLTLMGTVLRTRPVEEKIALAREFSDSVLPLFASGRIKPVVDRVYPIEEIRQAHAVMEANQTFGKIVLRWEEE is encoded by the coding sequence ATGCGAGCCGTCGTCATCACCCGGCCGGGTGGGCCGGAGGTCCTGGAGATCCAGGAAAGGGAGGTGCCGGAGCCGGGGCCCGGGCAGATCCGCGTGCGGGTACGCACGACGGCGCTCAACCGGGCCGACCTTCTGCAGCGCCGGGGCGGCTATGCCGCCCCGGCCAATTTTCCACCCGACATTCCGGGGCTGGAGTACGCGGGCGTCGTGGACGCGCTCGGGTCTGGAGCAGGCTTGTGGGCGGTCGGGAGTCGGGTGATGGGCATCGTCGGTGGGGGCGGACACGCGGAATACGTCTGCGTGCACGAACGAGAAGCGATGCGGATCCCCCACAACCTCTCCTGGGAGGAAGCCGGCGCAATTCCCGAAGCCTTTCTCACCGCGTACGACGCCCTCTTCCGACAGCTCGAAGTGCAGATGGGCGACCGGTTGCTGATCCACGCCGTCGGGAGCGGGGTCGGCACCGCCGCGGTGCAGCTCGCCAGGGCCGCCTCGGTGCGCACGATCGGGACCTCGCGCACCGCCTCGAAACTGCAGCGTGTGCTCGAGCTCGGCCTCGACGTGGGGATCGACTCCTCGCAGCAGGACTGGAGGGAGCAGGTGAAGGTGGCGACCGAAGGGGAAGGGGTCAACGCGGTCCTGGATCTGGTGGGCGGCAGGTTCATCCAGGACGACCTGAGAGTGCTCGCGCCGCGCGGGAAGGCGATCGTGGTGGGACTGGTCGGCGGAGCTTCTGCCGAGCTCGATCTCGGGCTGCTCCTGCGGCGTCGACTGACCCTGATGGGGACCGTTCTGCGCACCCGCCCGGTCGAGGAGAAGATCGCTCTTGCGCGAGAGTTCTCGGACAGCGTGTTACCACTGTTTGCGTCCGGACGGATCAAGCCGGTCGTAGACCGCGTGTACCCGATTGAGGAGATCCGTCAGGCCCACGCCGTGATGGAGGCCAACCAGACGTTCGGCAAGATCGTGCTGCGCTGGGAGGAGGAGTAG